TTCCCAAGAGTCTTGCTGACCGTGTGGTCCTATCAGGATACTTTGGACCCGGTCTAGCAAAAGATAGAACCTCTTATATCTCACTTGTCATGTGAATTCGGTATCCTTTCTCTCGTAGAAACATTGTAAGTCATGGCTGCTATCCACCACGCGCCACGCGGTCAGTCTGCCTATGTCATGCCTAGCATCTAAACACCCCAGACCCCCCGTCGCCTCCAGCCATCGACCATGACTACCTACCCAAGCAAATAGGTGCGTTACTTGCAATATGTTGCCCACTTTTCTAAAGCTTCGTCTCCAATATAGACCAGAGCATCCTCGTAGAGTTGGTCAAATTTGCCGATAAGACTACCAAGGCCGAGCCATCGGCTGCGGTGCTTGTCGCTCGACAGGACCCCAGTCCAGATATCGAGTCGGACGAAGACGTCAGCAAATCAGTCAAGGTTGATATTCGCACTTTGTACCACCTGATCGGAACTGGGGCGATGGCACCCAAGTCGCTTGGAAACGTGGTGGATGAAAACCTGAAGACATATGAAACGGGTAATCTGCGAGTGATATGTAACATTCTAAAGCAATCTTTTGTGATATTACTTTATGAAAACTATGACTATGATAGGTGGACGCAAGTATCATCCCGATGCGCCTCGCCGCTCATCTGCAGCGTACTGTCTACAGTATTGCTGAAAAGGCAGCTGACACCATCACGAGCGAATGGGATTCTAATCTCGAGCTATATTCGAAGCATTTTATTTTGTGGATTGAAGTAATGGGATAATATTTCCTCAGGGTTTTTGGGCTGTGGGGTCCCTTTGCGCACTATGTACAGTAGATACGAACGACCTGGATGAGCTGTACGTGTTATGACTTCATGTGTATTCATATGTATTTTAACTTATCCGATATTTATGTTTTCACTCATATGTGCCCGGAGGAAGCTGATGGAAGGCAGGATGGTTGTCACGCTATATTATAAGTCCCATCGCACCCTCAATTGCATGAATGTTAAGACTTTCATTTCCAATGTAATTCTCTGCTTACCTCTTAGCTTTGGGTTGGCGGGCTATTTCGAGAGATAAGTGTCTTGTGAACTCCGAACTCGAG
This genomic interval from Rhizoctonia solani chromosome 11, complete sequence contains the following:
- a CDS encoding GMC oxidoreductase, which encodes MAAIHHAPRDPPSPPAIDHDYLPKQIDQSILVELVKFADKTTKAEPSAAVLVARQDPSPDIESDEDVSKSVKVDIRTLYHLIGTGAMAPKSLGNVVDENLKTYETGNLRVDASIIPMRLAAHLQRTVYSIAEKAADTITSEWDSNLELYSKHFILWIEVMG